In Leptospira venezuelensis, the DNA window ATTAAAACTTCTTACTGTGAGCGGTGCAACTGCATTTAATGCGAGTGTTCCAAACGCTTCTGGAGTTAAGTATTTCTCTTACGGATCTTATATGATCGGTAATGATCTTATCCAACACCCTGCAATGGGACTTCTCGCACCTATTTGTTCCATCGGAGCTCCTTTCTATGGACAAAGCATCTGGAATGACGGTGTGGTTCCAGACGACTCACAAAGATGGGGAACCTGGAAAGGTGGTCCTTCTTACGGAGTACTTACTACAGGTGTGGATCACTTAGAGGCAACCAATGCATTATACCTTGGACAAACTTGGTATGATACTAATGGTTATTACTTAAAAATGGCTTCCAACGCAAAAAGTAATCAATAAGAAGCCAGTTTCGATCTCGTAAAATAGAATGCGCCTCCGTTCGGAGGCGTTTTTTTTGCCCTGAATATAATAAGTGCACTTATTATTGCTTGCATAATATGTCCGCTTATTATATAAGGAGTCCATATAGTAAGTATACTTACTATATGGAGGAATGAAATGTGGAAGTATGAATACAATACAACTGTAAAAGGGATCGATGCAAAATCACTTTGGGAAGCCAGATCAGACGTTTCCAATTGGTCCAAATGGGACTCGGACATTGAGTGGACTAAGATAGAAGGAGAAGTCTCCGTAGGTAAAGAATTTGTTCTGAAGCCAAAGGGAGGATTTGCGTGTAAGGTTTTGATCACAGAATCAGAAAAACCTTTCGTATTCGGAGATGTGACCAGTCTTGCTGGAGCAAAGATGAAATTTATACATTTCTTTAAGCCCAGCCAAGAAGGAACTGAGATCAAAGTAGAGCTAAGCATCTCTGGGCCATTAGGATTTCTCTGGAAAAAGATCTTAGGAGAAGAGCAGGCGAAAGGAATGGAAGAAGAGATCCGTAGATTTTCTGAACTAGTTAGGAAAGAAATCGGATGAGCCCCAGATATTGGATCATAGTAGCTTCCAAGGAGCATTCCCTTTTGGGAATGTCCCAAGGAATCGTACAAGCCTGTCACGGTAAGAAGGCTCCTTTGGCTAGAATGAAAAAGGGAGATTGGGTTTTAGTATATTCTTCCAAAGAGATCTTTGGGGCTAAAACTCCATACCGTAAATTTACTTCTCTTGGGCAGATTGATGATGATTCAGTTTATCCGTTTCAGATGAGCCCTGACTTCTGTCCTTTTCGCAGGAACGTAAAATATTTTCCTGTGCAGGAGGCTGATATTTTTCCTTTAATAGATTCTTTGGAATTTATCCAAAATAAAAAGTCCTGGGGTTTTCCATTCCGTTTCGGCATTTTGGAAATTGGGCCTGAAGATTTCGGGCTGATTTCGCAGAGGATGGGTTTAAGTGTCAAAGGAAAAGATTTTTAGATACGATAAATCCGACGAGAGTCCTGGATTCTTATTATGGCAGGTTACGAATCTTTGGCAGAGGGAGATTCGAAAGGTTTTAGAACCTTTGGATCTCACTCATGCTCAGTTTGTTCTTTTGGCAGTAACACATTGGTTGGAACTCCACGAAGAAGAGACTACTCAGATCAAAATTGCAGATCGTGCCAAGACGGATCCTATGACTACTTCTACCGTACTTAGAACTCTTGAATCTAAAAAGTTAGTAAAACGTATCTCTCATGAAACTGATACCCGTGCAAAATTAGTGAAGACAACTTCGGATGGACAAAAGGTCTTAAAACAGGCGGTCAAAGTGGTGGAAGATTTTGATGAGGATTTCTTTTCTATTTTAGGCGGGAAAAGAAAGAACATCGTGGTAGGGCTCCAGATACTTTCCCGGAAATAATTTGGGAAAGTATCATGATCTTTTCGCAAGGTCTGGGTCTTTGAAACAAACGAGGCGACTTTATTCTTTGCTCTTAAGTTTTTCCAGCTCCCGGATCAGTTCCTCTTTTGAAACATTCGGGTCTTGTTTTAGTCTTCGGATCAGTTCGTCAGTGCTTTCTTTTTGAGAAATTGTTTTAGAATCCACAACCCCATCTAAAATTATAGAAGAGAAGTTTTGGATACTCGGTGCTGAAATTCCTGGTTTCATTTTATTCAATTCTACTACGGCCACGTGTTCGAAAACTTCTTGTACTTGGCCAGGAAATTCAGCGATCTTGATTGGAGTTCCTGCAACTATATTGTCCGTAGTGGAGAATAACGCGAAGAAGTTTTGTTTTCCGTCCGTTTGAGGAAATGCCTCAGCGTCTAAGGGAAATAATATTACTCCTGCTACTTCGTTATCTATGGTTTTCTTAAATTTTCCTAAATTGATGGAGATCCTACCCAGGAGAGGATTTCCTATCCTTCTATAAACATCTCCGTTGGAAAATACGATTGAGTTTTTGTCCTGAGCGAGTTCAGCAGATCGTCCAGTACCTTCTCCTATTAATTTGTTAAAATCTTTTACTTTCATAAATGGACCGAAGGAACGGACAGCCCAACTTTTAGGATCTTTAGTATTTAGGCCGTGATAATTGCGATGGAATTCTTTACCATTCGTTTCAAAAAATAAAAGTTCTCTATCGCTAGTTTGTAGTTTTCCGGATTTAACTTTTAACTCTTCTCTGTTTTCACTCACGCTGAATTGGAGTCTTATCAATATTTGATGGTTAAATTCCATTTCTCCTTTTGCGGTACGTCGGATCCAAAGAGTTTGTATTTTGATTTTTCCGTTTTGGAACCATTCTTTAGATTTTTCGTTCACATAAAATCCTGCCAGTTCCGGGAGAGCGGGTGTGGGCTTACCTTTTAAACTATCTCCGCAGTTTATTAGGATGCCAAGCAAGGTTAGAAGAATTAGGGATCTTTTGAAACGGTTTCGAAACATTTGAATTACGTTAGTTTTCTACTGAAAAGGGTAAAGAAAAAAAATGGAATTCATATTATCTTGACAAACCTGTCGTTTTCATAGATCAATGATTGATTAAAACGATGGACTCTGAGCCGACAGTTTTCCGATCTCAATATTTACTTTCTATAATTTTCTATATCTTCTTAGTTTCGTGCTCATCTGCGGATGCACCAGTTGCTCAAAAAGGGATCTTGGATTTAACCCATTGGGATTATAGATCCAATCCAACATTCAATCTGCAGGGAGAGTGGGCTTTTTTTCCAAATACTTTTCAACCTGATCCTCATTCTGAAAAGCCTCCAGAATTTCGTAAAATTCCAGGAGTTTGGCCAGGCACCGGTTACGCACTTCTTAAATTGAAAATACTTCTTCCGGAGAAGCATGGACGTTTGGGGATTTATTCCAAACACCAGGCAACTGCTTTTGAAATTTTGATCAATGGTGTTTCTGTCGGTAGTTCAGGAGAGCCTGGAACTTCTTTCGAGACGAGCGCTCCTGACAATAGACCGGTTTATTATGAATGGGATGAATCCACTAAAGAAGTGGATATTAGTTTCAAAATTTCTAATTTTCATCATAGGTTGACCGGTCTTTGGTTCGATATCCGTTTTGGTGATGCAAGGATACTTTATAAAGAAACTCTAATGCTTAGGGATTGGGATCTTTTTCTGTCCGGACTTTTTTTCATGTCTACCATCTATCATCTTGGGCTTTTCTTTCTAAGGAGGAAGGATCGCACTCCTCTCGTCTTTGCATTATTTTGTTTTTGTTTATTCCTTCGGATATTCGTTACTGAAGAAAAACTGATCCAATTCTATTTTCCTTGGGCGGATTATCCACTTTCCATGAACTTGGAATATCTAACCATGTATGCAGCCTTACCTTTGGGACTGCATTTTGTCCGACATTCCTTTCCCGCATATTTCCCTCGGAAATGGATGTTATTATTCTATATAATCTCGTTTACATTTTCATTAAGTACAATTTTTCCTTTCCCTATCCCTTCTATTCCTGTCCCATATTTTCAGTTTGTATTTTTAGTAGGTGTTGCATTTGCAATTGTGGTGCTTTTTAGGGCAATTATCCACAAAGAACAATATTCTCTTGTTATTGGATTTGCGATCTTTGCTTTGATTGTGGCCGGGATTTTTGATATGCTGGCAGCCAGACAGATCATATTTGCAAGATTTATTATTCCGATTGGTCTGTTTGTTGCCATTCTTACTCAAACATTTATTTTATCTTCCAGATACAGAGATCTATACAGTGAAAAAGAGAAACTTTCGGATCGTCTACAACGTCTGAACGAGACTTATAGCAGATTTGTTCCTATCAGCTTTTTGGAATTTTTAGGAAAGGGAAAGCTGGAGGATATGAGGCCAGGTGACCAGATCAAAAAGGAAATGACCATCTTGTTTGCCGATATCAGATCTTTTACTGAAATTTCGGAAAGTCTGGATTCCAAAGAAAGTTTTGAATTATTAAATTCTTATATTTCGGAGATGGAGCCTCTTATTCATTCTAATCATGGTTTTGTGGATAAGTATTTTGGAGATGCTATCATGGCTCTTTTTCCAGAAAGTGCAGACGATGCTGTGAATGCTGCTATTTCCATGCAAAATCGTATTTTAGATTATAATCAAAGAAGAATGGACCAAGGAAATCGTGCGATCGGAGTTGGGATAGGCATTCATACTGGTTCCTTGATGATGGGACTTGTTGGTTCAGGAGACCGTATGGAAAGCACTGTTATCTCTGATGCAGTCCATCTTGCTTCCAAGTTGGAGACTTTAAATAAATATTATGGTTCTAGTATATTGATAAGTGAAGATACTTATTCTAAACTAAAATTTCCCGAAAACTTTTTACTTCGTAAATTGGATAAACTTAAGTTTAGAGGAAAAAAAGAACATAGAGCAATTTATGAGCTCGGAGATCATTTAAGCAAAACCGAAAAGGAAGCATTCCTAAAATCCAAAAGTGATTTTGAAAGGGGTGTGGAACTGTTTTATTTCGGGAAATATTTAGATTCTGGAGAATCTTTCAGAGAGGCTTTAAGAATTTATTCAGGAGACAGGGCTGCGAACTTATACTTAAAACGTTGCACGGAACAAATTTATTCTTCCGCTGTAAAAGTGCAGCCCGGTCCGGATCTGGCTTAATTTTTCAGATTATTCTCCATTTAAAAATAGAGTTTCTTCTGCATCGTCCTGAGAATCTTCTGAAGCAGAATCCAAAGACTTGCGAACTTTGGCTCCTAATTTGCGAATATTTTCCGCTCTTCCTAAAAGATTTCCTCTGCCTGATTTTAATTTTCCGAGGACAGCATCGTAGTTGTCTCTGGACTTATCTATAGATTTTCCTAAAACTTCCAATGCGGTAACGATCTCTACGATCTTATCATACATCTTACCAGATTCTTCTGCGATCTGTTCTGAGTTTTTGTTTTGTTTTTCCTTTCTCCAAAGATTTGCTACCATCTTTAAGGAAACCATTAGGGTAGAAGGAGTTACTATCAGAATATTTTTAGCGTATGCATCTTCCAAAAATTTAGGATCTGTTCGGACAGCTTCATAATAAGAAGGTTCCACTGGCAGGAACATCAGTACAAAGTCTAGAGATTCTATTCCATAGAGAGATTGGTAGTTTTTCTTGTATAGTCCTGAGACATGTTCATATAAACTTTTTAAATGTCTTTGGAGTGCTGCTTTTTTTACGTCTTCCGTCTCTGCGGAAGCATATTCTACGTAAGCTGTCAGGGAAACCTTGGAATCTATTACGATTGATTTTCCGGAAGGCAGTTTGACTACTATATCCGGTCTCAATCTTCCATCTTCTGTTTGTACAGATTCTTGAGCTGTATATTCTCTTCCTTTGACTAGGCCGCTATTTTGAAGTATATTCTCCAAAATACCTTCTCCCCAATCTCCTTGGGTTTTCGAATTTCCTTTCAGAGCGGAAGCCAAACTTTTAGCGTCTTCCGAAAGTGTTTTATTCATTTCTAATAGATTATTAATTTGAGCCTTTAGGTTCGCCGTATCATCCTTATGCTCTTTGTGTGAAAGTTCTACCTTCACTCCGAATTTTTCTATTTCTTCCTTAAAGGGACGAAGTAGATCATTCATCTTTTCGTGAGTTTGTTGATTGAATTTTTGGGAATTATCTAAGAGAGCTTGATTGGCCGCATGTTTGAACTTTTCATCCAGTTTGGACATGAGTTCTTCGAATTCTTTTTTTTGGTTCTCCAATCTTTCCTTTAAAAGATCGGATTCCTTTTTCATGGCCTGGTAATAGCCGATTGCTTTTTCCGTTTTTTCAGAATTCTCTTTAAACTCTTTTTCTAACTGAAGTATCCTTTCCTTGGATCTTTGTTCGGAGGTGAGAAGTCCCGCTTTTTCTAATTTTAGTTTTTCATGTTCACTCGGATTGATCCCTGACTCTTTTGAATAAAGAGCTTTGGCTAAGAAGAATGCTAGACCAAAGCCAATGAAAAGACCTACGAGTAATACGATTGCAAATTCCATTTTGACTCCTTTTTGGAATTCGGTACAATTCAGGATACCTATTTCCAGGATAGAATTTCCATTTTATGGGGACCCCGGACAAATCTAGGGTCCTTTGAAAAAATTTAAAAAATTAACGTTTTCCTTTTTTGCGAGAAGGTCCACCGGAACTGGAACCAGAGCTGGAACCTTTTTTACTTCCGCTGCTGTTGCTACTGCCACCACGGTGGAATCGATTGGAGTTTCGATTTTTATCCTTATGATCCCGTTTTCCTTTCTGATTTGATTTTCCTCCAAAACGTCTGTCTCGGTCATTACGGGAGGAATTTTCCTTTTCTCTGAAACCTCTTTGGTCTTGGTCGAAACGTACGTCCGAGTCGAATTTTTCCGACTTCTCCGCAAGTGCCAATTTAAAAAGTGCAGCTGCTAAACGTTCTGCAGGAACTCCTTCAGAGGTGAGTTTCTTTACAAGTTTGGAATATTCAGAAACATCTCCTTCTTCCGCAACTTCTTTAACTATATGAGAAAATTCCAAAAATTTCTTCTCGGTTAGTTCTGCAATATCAGGAACTTTTCCGAGTTCCATTTCGAATTCGTGATCTTCTCTGATCTTGCGTAATGTTCTAAATTCTTTATTGGAAACAAAACTGAGTGCGAGTCCTTTTCTTCCGGCTCTTCCTGTTCTTCCGATACGGTGAACATAGTCTTCAGAGTCTCTTGGGATATCGTAATTGACTACTGCTTCTACATCGCTTACATCAATTCCTCTTCCGGCTACGTCTGTTGCCACAAGAACGGTAACTAATCCTGAACGGAATCCGGACATTACCTTATTCCTTTGGTTTTGGGAAAGATCTCCATGTAATCCTTCTGAGAATACACCTTTGGACTTCAGAAATTCTACAAGTTCATCCACTCTGACTTTTGTATTACAAAATACTAATGATGCTTTAGGAGTGTGGAATTCTAAAAGACGGATTAAAGCTTCAGATTTGAGGCCTTCTCTCATTTCGAAATAGATCTGTTTGATCTTTGGTCTGTCCGCTTTTCCACCTGTAACATCTACGATCTTAGGAGAATTTTGGAACTTTTTAGTGATTCCCATAACTTTTGCAGATAGAGTTGCAGAGAATAGGATTGTTTGTCTTTCTTCCGGAACTTTTGCGAGGATGATTTCCATATCCTCTAAAAATCCCATGTCTAACATTTCGTCAGCTTCGTCCAGGATCACCATTTTGATCTCTCTTAGATCCAAGGTCTTTCTGTCCATATGATCCATGGTCCTTCCTGGAGTTCCAACGATCACTTGTGGTTTTCTTTTTAATGCCTTGAATTGTTTGGTGATATCATCTCCACCATAGATTG includes these proteins:
- a CDS encoding MarR family winged helix-turn-helix transcriptional regulator, coding for MSKEKIFRYDKSDESPGFLLWQVTNLWQREIRKVLEPLDLTHAQFVLLAVTHWLELHEEETTQIKIADRAKTDPMTTSTVLRTLESKKLVKRISHETDTRAKLVKTTSDGQKVLKQAVKVVEDFDEDFFSILGGKRKNIVVGLQILSRK
- a CDS encoding LIC12353 family lipoprotein, giving the protein MFRNRFKRSLILLTLLGILINCGDSLKGKPTPALPELAGFYVNEKSKEWFQNGKIKIQTLWIRRTAKGEMEFNHQILIRLQFSVSENREELKVKSGKLQTSDRELLFFETNGKEFHRNYHGLNTKDPKSWAVRSFGPFMKVKDFNKLIGEGTGRSAELAQDKNSIVFSNGDVYRRIGNPLLGRISINLGKFKKTIDNEVAGVILFPLDAEAFPQTDGKQNFFALFSTTDNIVAGTPIKIAEFPGQVQEVFEHVAVVELNKMKPGISAPSIQNFSSIILDGVVDSKTISQKESTDELIRRLKQDPNVSKEELIRELEKLKSKE
- a CDS encoding adenylate/guanylate cyclase domain-containing protein: MDSEPTVFRSQYLLSIIFYIFLVSCSSADAPVAQKGILDLTHWDYRSNPTFNLQGEWAFFPNTFQPDPHSEKPPEFRKIPGVWPGTGYALLKLKILLPEKHGRLGIYSKHQATAFEILINGVSVGSSGEPGTSFETSAPDNRPVYYEWDESTKEVDISFKISNFHHRLTGLWFDIRFGDARILYKETLMLRDWDLFLSGLFFMSTIYHLGLFFLRRKDRTPLVFALFCFCLFLRIFVTEEKLIQFYFPWADYPLSMNLEYLTMYAALPLGLHFVRHSFPAYFPRKWMLLFYIISFTFSLSTIFPFPIPSIPVPYFQFVFLVGVAFAIVVLFRAIIHKEQYSLVIGFAIFALIVAGIFDMLAARQIIFARFIIPIGLFVAILTQTFILSSRYRDLYSEKEKLSDRLQRLNETYSRFVPISFLEFLGKGKLEDMRPGDQIKKEMTILFADIRSFTEISESLDSKESFELLNSYISEMEPLIHSNHGFVDKYFGDAIMALFPESADDAVNAAISMQNRILDYNQRRMDQGNRAIGVGIGIHTGSLMMGLVGSGDRMESTVISDAVHLASKLETLNKYYGSSILISEDTYSKLKFPENFLLRKLDKLKFRGKKEHRAIYELGDHLSKTEKEAFLKSKSDFERGVELFYFGKYLDSGESFREALRIYSGDRAANLYLKRCTEQIYSSAVKVQPGPDLA
- the rmuC gene encoding DNA recombination protein RmuC, with protein sequence MEFAIVLLVGLFIGFGLAFFLAKALYSKESGINPSEHEKLKLEKAGLLTSEQRSKERILQLEKEFKENSEKTEKAIGYYQAMKKESDLLKERLENQKKEFEELMSKLDEKFKHAANQALLDNSQKFNQQTHEKMNDLLRPFKEEIEKFGVKVELSHKEHKDDTANLKAQINNLLEMNKTLSEDAKSLASALKGNSKTQGDWGEGILENILQNSGLVKGREYTAQESVQTEDGRLRPDIVVKLPSGKSIVIDSKVSLTAYVEYASAETEDVKKAALQRHLKSLYEHVSGLYKKNYQSLYGIESLDFVLMFLPVEPSYYEAVRTDPKFLEDAYAKNILIVTPSTLMVSLKMVANLWRKEKQNKNSEQIAEESGKMYDKIVEIVTALEVLGKSIDKSRDNYDAVLGKLKSGRGNLLGRAENIRKLGAKVRKSLDSASEDSQDDAEETLFLNGE
- a CDS encoding DEAD/DEAH box helicase — protein: MKPKKTFNELGLSEDVLNAVSDLGFTEPSSIQSEAIPLILSGKDVIGHSRTGTGKTAAFAIPSLEILEEGEQSPQVLVLCPTRELVVQVAEEYRKLGKYKEDFQVVAIYGGDDITKQFKALKRKPQVIVGTPGRTMDHMDRKTLDLREIKMVILDEADEMLDMGFLEDMEIILAKVPEERQTILFSATLSAKVMGITKKFQNSPKIVDVTGGKADRPKIKQIYFEMREGLKSEALIRLLEFHTPKASLVFCNTKVRVDELVEFLKSKGVFSEGLHGDLSQNQRNKVMSGFRSGLVTVLVATDVAGRGIDVSDVEAVVNYDIPRDSEDYVHRIGRTGRAGRKGLALSFVSNKEFRTLRKIREDHEFEMELGKVPDIAELTEKKFLEFSHIVKEVAEEGDVSEYSKLVKKLTSEGVPAERLAAALFKLALAEKSEKFDSDVRFDQDQRGFREKENSSRNDRDRRFGGKSNQKGKRDHKDKNRNSNRFHRGGSSNSSGSKKGSSSGSSSGGPSRKKGKR
- a CDS encoding polyketide cyclase, coding for MWKYEYNTTVKGIDAKSLWEARSDVSNWSKWDSDIEWTKIEGEVSVGKEFVLKPKGGFACKVLITESEKPFVFGDVTSLAGAKMKFIHFFKPSQEGTEIKVELSISGPLGFLWKKILGEEQAKGMEEEIRRFSELVRKEIG
- a CDS encoding EVE domain-containing protein, producing MSPRYWIIVASKEHSLLGMSQGIVQACHGKKAPLARMKKGDWVLVYSSKEIFGAKTPYRKFTSLGQIDDDSVYPFQMSPDFCPFRRNVKYFPVQEADIFPLIDSLEFIQNKKSWGFPFRFGILEIGPEDFGLISQRMGLSVKGKDF